DNA from Krasilnikovia cinnamomea:
TGCCCCAGCCCGCGGTCTGGATCCGGAACCACGCGGAGGCGTCACCCACCCGCAGACCCACCCAGCCGAGGTACGCGGGCACCCCCGCCAGCGCCAGCAGGGCGGCACCGACCGGCATCCACCACCGCCGCCGGGCGTCCGCGCGGCGCAGTTCCAGCAGCGCCGCCACCGCCAGCGCCAGCGCCGCCGCGGCGCCGGTCGGGCGGGTCAGCGCGGCGCCGAGCCCCAGCAGGCCGGCCACCCACCACACCCGGCGGTGCGCGGCCACCAGCATCCCCGCCACCAGCGCCAGGAACAGGCTTTCCGAGTACGCCATGGACAGCACGACGGACACCGGGGCGGAGCAGCAGATCGCGACAAGTGCCCAGCCGGCGCGGCGGCCGTACAGGCTGGTGCCGAGCAGGTGCAGCGCGACCGCCGCACCCACCGACGCGACCCAGCTCACCGCGATCGCCGCGGTGGGGGCTTCGAGGCCGAGGGCGGCCAGGCCCCGGATCAGCATCGGGTACAGCGGGAAGAACGCCAGTTCGTTGCCCTGGAGCTGGCCGTCGTCGCCGTACGTGTAGCCGTGCGGGTAACCGCGCACCGCGACCCGCAGGAACCAGCCGGCGTCCCAGACCAGCAGGCGGCCGCGCAGGCCGACCCCGTCGTCGGCGGCCGCGCCGAGCCACAGCAGCATGACCAGCTGGCCGACGCGGGTCAGCGCGAGGATGCCCACCGCGACGCCGACCCCCCGCCAGCGGCCGGCCCTGGCCCACAGGCCCGGCGCCGGTTCGGTGGCGGTGGTGTCGCTGGGCGGCGCGGTCCCGCCGGTCGTTTCGTCGGCCACCACGCTCACCGTTGCGCGCCGTCTCCGGCCGTCGTCCCGCCCGCAGCCGTCGCGTCGGCGCGGGCGCTCGGCTGGTCGCCGTTCCCGTCTGCCCGGGAGGCCGACCGGTCGCCGGTTCCGTCGGCGCGGGCCGCTGATGCGGCCTCGGTGTGGGCCGGGGACGCGTGGCCGCCGCCGGCCACGGCGGGTGGCGGGGGCTGCGCCTCGGCCCGCTCGGTCAGCGTGCGCCACGCCGCGGCGGCCGCGCGCTGCTCGGCCTGCTTCTTGCTGCGCCCGTCGGAGCCGCCGTACCGCTCGCCTGCCACCACGACCCAGGCGGTGAACGTCTTGGCGTGGTCCGGACCGGAGTCGTCGATGAGGTAGTCCGGCACGCCCAGGCCGAGCGCGGCCGTCAGCTCCTGCAGGCTGGTCTTCCAATCCAGGGCCGCGCCCCGCCCCGCCGACTCGGCCATCAGCGGATCGAACAGCCGGTGGATCACCTCGGCGGCGGCGTCCAGCCCGTGCTCCAGGTAGATCGCCCCGAGCAGCGCCTCCAGGGTGTCCGCCAGGATGCTGGCCTTGTCCCGGCCGCCGGTGGTCTCCTCACCCTTGCCGAGCAGCAGGTGCGGGCCCAGTCCCTGCGGGCCCAGCGACCGGGCGACGTCGGCCAGCGCGTGCATGTTGACCACGCTGGCACGCAGCTTGGCGAGCTGCCCCTCGGGCAGGTCGGGGTGGTTGTGGAACAGCGCCGAGGTGATCACCACGCCGAGCACCGAGTCGCCGAGGAACTCCAGGCGCTCGTTGGTGGGCAGCCCCCCGTTCTCGTACGCGTACGAGCGGTGGGTCAGGGCACGCCCCAGGAGTTCGGGGTCGAGAGTCACCCCGAATGCCTCCTCCAGTGGCGCGGTGGACGGCCGGCGACGCTTCTCATTTGTCATGTGTCACCTCGCTGAGCGGGATCATTGCGGCGATGGCCGCCACGGCGGCACGGCGATGCAGGGTGGCCGCCAGGGCGATGCCCGCGGCCAGGTCGTCGGGGCCGGCGGCACCGTGGCACACCACGACGGTGCCCGCGACGCCGAGCAGGACCGCGGCCCGGGGCGGCGGGTCGTCGGCGGCCGACGCGGTGGTGGGCGGGCCCGCCAGCGCGTACGCGGTCTCCAGCCCCTTGAGCAGGATGTTCCCGGTGAAGCCGTCCGTCACCACGACGTCGGCGCCCGCGCCGTGCACCACGTCGTTGCCCTCGACCAGACCGACGTAGCGGGCCCCGGCGGGCAGGCTCAGTCCGGCCAGCACGGCGGGGGCGTCGCGGCGCAGCCGGTCGCCCTTGCCGCGTTCGGTGCCGATGGTGAGCAGCCCGACCCGGGGCCGGTCGGCGCCGTGCACGCTGGCCGCGTACGCGGCGCCGAGCTGGGCGTGCATGCCGAGGGTCTGCTCGTCCGGGTCGACCGAGGCGCCCACGTCGAGCAGCACCAGCCGCCCCGCGACCGTGGGCAGGACGGCGGCCAGGGCGGGCCGGCGTACCCCCGGCCAGCGGCCCAGACCGAGCGCCGCTGAGGTGACCGTGGCACCGGTGTTGCCCGCCGACACGATCGCGTCGGCCTGGCCCTGCGCAACCGCGAGGACGGCCGCGCGCACCCCGGACTCGACCCAGCTCTCGGCGGGTGCGGCGGGACCCGATCGGGCGCCGGAACCTCTCCGGCGGGCCAGGTCGGGGCGGTCGCCCGGGGTGAGGGTGCGTACCCGGGCACGGTCGGCCGGTGGCAACGCGGCAGTCGCCTCGCCGGCCGCATCGAGCGGGCCGACGAGCAGAAGCTGGAGGGCCGGGTCGGCCTGACAGGCGCGCAGAGCGCCGTCAACCACGACGGCGGGAGCATGGTCCCCGCCGAGGAGGTCGACGGCGATCCGCGCGGTGCCCGTCTCCGGGGCAGCGTCGGCGGGGGTTCCCCCACCGACGTGCCCGGGATCCGGGGCACCGGGCGATCGCCGTCGCTCAGGCGCGACCCGCCCGGTGTCCGGGCGTGTCACTCCTGGCGACTCAGACCTCGAGGACCTGACGGCCGTTGTAGGTGCCGCAGACCGAGCAGGCGGCGTGCGGCAGCTTCGGCGACTTGCACTGGGGGCAGGCCACGGTCGAGACCGCGGTCGCCTTCCAGTTCGCCCGGCGCGAACGGGTGTTGCTGCGCGACATCTTGCGCTTGGGGACGGCCACGGTTCCTACTCCTCGATCCGGTGTTGCTGGTGTTGCGGCGAAGCCGCCTCTGGCAAATTACGCAAAGCGGCCCAGCGGGGGTCCACGTCCTCGTGGCCGTGACCGGCCGGGAGGTCGTCGAGATGCACCCCGCACTCGGGGCACAACCCTGGGCAGTCCGGCCGGCAGACCGGGTTCGTCGGCAGCATGAGCACCACCGCGTCCCGTACCGCCGGCTCCAGGTCGATCAGATCACCCTGCATCCGGCCGACCTCGTCGGAGTCCGTCGTCTCCTCCGTGGTGCTGTCCTCGTACGCGTACAGCTCCGCGATGGGTACGTCGAAGGTCTCGGTGATCGGGTTCAGGCAGCGCCCGCACTCGCCGGCCAGCGAGCCGCGCACGGCGCCGCTGACGTAGACCCCCTCGGAGACTGAGGTCAGCGTCAGGTCGAGTTCGAGGTCGGAGCCCTCGGGCACCTGGATCAGCTCCAGCCCGAGATCCACCGGGGCCGCGACCACCCGCTGAAGGGTACGCGTCGCACCAGGCTGGCGCGGGAGTTTCGTCGTGTCGACGACCAGCGGCTGCCTGGGATCGAGGTGGTTCTGCGGATGCTTGGGCATGGTGGGGTGCTGGGCTGTCTTCAACCTGGGTGGTTTCGGCGGCTTGTTTCGGGCGTGCTGAAACTCCGGCCCGGGTGCAGGCCGACACGAAAGATTACCTGAGCAGCCGGCCGGACGTCGAACCGGGTCAGAACGGGAGGGGACGCTCGGCGTCCTCGCCCTGGAAGGTGCCGATCTCGCGCAGCGCGTGCATCTTGTCCCGGCCGCGCTCGATCGAGGCCAGGGCACGGGTGAGGAACTGCTCGAAATTGGCCAGGGCGGTGTCGACGTAGTCGTCGACCTCCTCGCGCAGCCGCTGCGCCTCGGAGCGCGCCTCGGCGATGATCCGGGCCGCCTCGTGCTCGGCGGACACCGTGATCTCGTTGACGGAGACGAGCCGGGCGTGCTCGGTCTCCCCCTCGCTGATGATCCGGTCGGCCTCGCGCTTGCCCGCATCGATGATCTTGTCGCGCTCCTCCAGCAGCGCCACGGCCCGGCGGATGTCCCCCGGCAGTTCGGCGCGCAGCTCGTCGAGCAGGGCGATCATCTCGGCGCGGTCGAACAGGAAATTGGTCCGCGACATGGGCACGGAGCGCGCGGCCTCCACCATGGCGATGATCTCGTCGATGCGGTCCAGCGGATCCACCGGCGCCTCACTCCTGTCGTCTCGCACCCACGGTGCGTGGTGTGGACACGTTACTGCCGTTAATGATGAGGCGGGGAGGGGCTCGCCGCTCGATCACCGTCGGCGCGTCGGGCGCGCTCAGCCCTGGCGCAGCCGCGCCGCCAGCCGCTCGCCGATGACGTCCGGCAGGTACGCCG
Protein-coding regions in this window:
- the rnc gene encoding ribonuclease III, whose translation is MTNEKRRRPSTAPLEEAFGVTLDPELLGRALTHRSYAYENGGLPTNERLEFLGDSVLGVVITSALFHNHPDLPEGQLAKLRASVVNMHALADVARSLGPQGLGPHLLLGKGEETTGGRDKASILADTLEALLGAIYLEHGLDAAAEVIHRLFDPLMAESAGRGAALDWKTSLQELTAALGLGVPDYLIDDSGPDHAKTFTAWVVVAGERYGGSDGRSKKQAEQRAAAAAWRTLTERAEAQPPPPAVAGGGHASPAHTEAASAARADGTGDRSASRADGNGDQPSARADATAAGGTTAGDGAQR
- a CDS encoding mannosyltransferase family protein; protein product: MADETTGGTAPPSDTTATEPAPGLWARAGRWRGVGVAVGILALTRVGQLVMLLWLGAAADDGVGLRGRLLVWDAGWFLRVAVRGYPHGYTYGDDGQLQGNELAFFPLYPMLIRGLAALGLEAPTAAIAVSWVASVGAAVALHLLGTSLYGRRAGWALVAICCSAPVSVVLSMAYSESLFLALVAGMLVAAHRRVWWVAGLLGLGAALTRPTGAAAALALAVAALLELRRADARRRWWMPVGAALLALAGVPAYLGWVGLRVGDASAWFRIQTAGWGTSFDYGESTVAFVGRTLSSGDGWIPVSVALLLLVALGAAAMGLAGRPWLPLAVYGVVAMVLVYGQAGFYHSKPRLLLPVLLTLLPAVVAAARARPRVAVLAITAWAAFGLWYGAYLVVVWPYTL
- a CDS encoding phosphate acyltransferase PlsX, which produces MAVDLLGGDHAPAVVVDGALRACQADPALQLLLVGPLDAAGEATAALPPADRARVRTLTPGDRPDLARRRGSGARSGPAAPAESWVESGVRAAVLAVAQGQADAIVSAGNTGATVTSAALGLGRWPGVRRPALAAVLPTVAGRLVLLDVGASVDPDEQTLGMHAQLGAAYAASVHGADRPRVGLLTIGTERGKGDRLRRDAPAVLAGLSLPAGARYVGLVEGNDVVHGAGADVVVTDGFTGNILLKGLETAYALAGPPTTASAADDPPPRAAVLLGVAGTVVVCHGAAGPDDLAAGIALAATLHRRAAVAAIAAMIPLSEVTHDK
- the rpmF gene encoding 50S ribosomal protein L32, whose translation is MAVPKRKMSRSNTRSRRANWKATAVSTVACPQCKSPKLPHAACSVCGTYNGRQVLEV
- a CDS encoding YceD family protein, with translation MPKHPQNHLDPRQPLVVDTTKLPRQPGATRTLQRVVAAPVDLGLELIQVPEGSDLELDLTLTSVSEGVYVSGAVRGSLAGECGRCLNPITETFDVPIAELYAYEDSTTEETTDSDEVGRMQGDLIDLEPAVRDAVVLMLPTNPVCRPDCPGLCPECGVHLDDLPAGHGHEDVDPRWAALRNLPEAASPQHQQHRIEE